One Cupriavidus necator N-1 DNA window includes the following coding sequences:
- a CDS encoding ribbon-helix-helix protein, CopG family, producing the protein MEQKTARLTLLIDPNKKAAFERLCAQQDLTASQVIRRLIRDYLARHGVQYVPSGVDTDKAEAMGKERPPVGAPSRRDAKLPAKRRAIRRGA; encoded by the coding sequence ATGGAGCAAAAGACCGCTCGGCTTACGCTGCTCATCGATCCCAACAAGAAGGCTGCCTTCGAGCGCCTTTGCGCACAGCAGGATCTGACCGCCTCGCAGGTGATACGGCGTCTTATCCGCGACTACCTGGCCCGGCATGGCGTCCAGTACGTCCCCAGCGGCGTGGACACCGACAAAGCGGAAGCCATGGGCAAAGAGAGGCCACCGGTCGGCGCGCCGTCGCGGCGCGACGCGAAACTTCCCGCCAAGCGCCGTGCGATCCGTCGCGGAGCCTGA
- the hyfB gene encoding hydrogenase 4 subunit B, translating into MSSVPPLTQWLHLDWMLVVVGAWLLVGVAGVLVLHRFALVSHVLFPIGGLLGLALFGLALHAVFRAPEAAVLPIGLPALPFHLRLDSLSAYFLMVMGGVATGISTFAAGYFRKGEGTPPGLLCLEYHLFLASMTGVILADDAYSFMVMWETMALSSFFLMTANHRIAEVRAAGYLYITMARIGAIAILLCFGVLQANTGDYTFASMRGQALTPLWASVGFLLALFGFGAKAGVLPLHVWLPEAHPAAPSPVSAMMSGVMLNTAIYGLLRVSFDLLHVRLWWWGGLLLAIGLATALFGVVFAAVQTDMKRLLAYSSIENMGLLFVAMGLTLLFSAYGMAPMAALALTAALYHVASHAFFKSLLFLGTGSVLHATEERSLGKLGGLIRYMPWVGWLTLLGVLASAGLPPLGGFVSEWLLLQSFLFTPGLPEPILTMLIPVVAALIALVAALAGYTMVKFFGVIFLGQPREPKLAYAHDAGRWERAGMLWLGLGCIALGLLPTQFVQLIDPVTQQLVASGLGARTAASGWLLAPTGLAQASYGPVIFLLGILASFALAYLLVRRFYHGRLRRSPPWACGFPWSTARMQDTAEGFGQPIRQIFEPFFLMRRDLPTPFDEQPHYRVTVADHFWRWMYVPVIDLASYLARLIGLMQQGRISAYLLYSFLTLAATLLAVMR; encoded by the coding sequence ATGAGCAGCGTGCCCCCTCTTACCCAATGGCTCCATCTCGACTGGATGCTTGTTGTGGTTGGGGCCTGGCTGCTTGTCGGCGTGGCAGGGGTCCTGGTGCTGCATCGGTTTGCCCTGGTATCCCATGTGCTATTCCCCATCGGGGGACTGCTAGGGCTGGCGCTGTTCGGTCTGGCGCTCCACGCCGTATTCCGCGCGCCTGAGGCTGCCGTGCTGCCCATTGGCCTGCCCGCACTGCCGTTCCACCTCCGGCTCGACAGCCTGTCGGCCTACTTCCTGATGGTAATGGGAGGGGTGGCGACCGGCATCTCGACGTTTGCGGCTGGCTACTTCCGCAAGGGCGAAGGCACGCCACCAGGCCTCCTTTGTCTTGAGTACCACCTGTTCCTCGCCAGCATGACCGGGGTGATCCTAGCAGACGATGCCTACTCTTTCATGGTGATGTGGGAAACCATGGCGTTGTCTTCATTTTTCCTGATGACCGCCAACCACCGCATCGCCGAAGTCCGCGCCGCCGGCTATCTCTACATCACGATGGCACGCATCGGAGCGATCGCCATCCTGCTGTGCTTTGGCGTGCTGCAGGCCAACACCGGCGACTATACGTTTGCCAGCATGCGAGGCCAGGCGCTGACGCCGCTCTGGGCCTCGGTCGGTTTCCTGCTGGCGCTGTTCGGATTCGGCGCCAAGGCCGGCGTCCTACCTTTGCACGTCTGGCTGCCGGAGGCGCATCCGGCTGCGCCGTCACCGGTGTCGGCAATGATGAGCGGCGTCATGCTCAACACTGCCATCTACGGCCTGCTGCGTGTGTCCTTCGACCTGCTGCATGTGCGTCTGTGGTGGTGGGGCGGATTGCTGCTGGCCATTGGATTGGCCACCGCGCTGTTCGGCGTGGTCTTTGCCGCGGTACAAACGGACATGAAGCGGCTTCTGGCTTATTCGTCGATCGAGAATATGGGCCTACTCTTCGTTGCCATGGGCCTGACACTGCTGTTTTCAGCCTACGGCATGGCGCCAATGGCCGCCCTGGCCCTGACAGCCGCGCTCTACCATGTCGCCAGCCATGCCTTCTTCAAGAGCCTGCTCTTTCTGGGAACCGGTAGCGTGCTGCATGCCACCGAGGAGCGAAGCCTCGGCAAGCTAGGCGGATTGATTCGCTATATGCCATGGGTGGGCTGGCTGACGCTGCTGGGCGTGTTGGCTAGCGCCGGGCTGCCCCCGCTCGGCGGTTTCGTCTCAGAGTGGCTGCTGCTGCAGAGCTTCCTGTTCACGCCGGGTCTCCCGGAACCGATATTGACCATGCTGATCCCGGTGGTAGCCGCGCTGATCGCGCTGGTGGCGGCACTGGCCGGCTACACCATGGTCAAGTTCTTCGGCGTGATCTTCCTCGGCCAGCCCCGTGAGCCCAAGCTGGCCTACGCGCACGACGCCGGCCGCTGGGAGCGCGCGGGCATGCTGTGGCTGGGGCTGGGTTGTATCGCGCTTGGCCTGCTGCCGACCCAGTTCGTCCAGCTGATCGATCCGGTGACGCAGCAGCTGGTGGCGAGCGGACTCGGCGCCCGGACCGCGGCCAGCGGCTGGCTGCTGGCGCCGACCGGCCTGGCTCAGGCCAGCTATGGGCCGGTCATTTTCCTGCTAGGCATCCTCGCCAGTTTTGCGCTCGCCTACCTGCTGGTGCGCCGCTTTTACCACGGTCGGCTTCGCCGCAGCCCGCCCTGGGCTTGCGGCTTCCCATGGAGCACCGCGCGCATGCAGGACACTGCCGAGGGTTTCGGACAGCCGATCCGCCAGATCTTTGAACCGTTTTTCCTGATGCGCCGCGATCTGCCGACGCCATTCGATGAACAGCCGCACTACCGGGTCACTGTGGCGGATCATTTTTGGCGCTGGATGTATGTCCCCGTGATCGATCTGGCGTCGTATCTGGCCCGGCTGATCGGCCTGATGCAACAGGGACGCATCTCGGCATACCTGCTGTACAGCTTCCTGACCCTGGCCGCCACGCTATTGGCTGTGATGCGATAA
- a CDS encoding respiratory chain complex I subunit 1 family protein produces the protein MNLTGILSQLLEIVISIALAPLLIGWVNQWRAWLQNKSAPSLWQPYRMLHKLFNKESVVADNASPLFRATPYVVFGCMALACSIIPTVSTDLPLAPAADAIALVGLFALARVFISLAAMDVGTAFGTLGARREMLIGFLAEPALLMVLFSASLISKSTSLTTIVETIAHRDLAIYPGLAFAGVAFTMVSLAENARIPVDNPATHLELTMIHEALILEYSGRHLGLLEWAASLKLFAYSCIGLALFFPWGVAEAHAPLAILLALPALLLKLIVGGVLLAALETASAKMRIFRVPEFLATAFLLAVIGMLVHLLLAH, from the coding sequence ATGAACCTGACCGGAATCCTGTCACAGCTACTCGAGATTGTGATCTCGATCGCGCTGGCGCCACTACTGATCGGCTGGGTCAATCAGTGGCGGGCATGGCTGCAGAACAAGTCGGCACCCAGCCTCTGGCAACCGTATCGAATGCTGCACAAACTATTCAACAAGGAATCGGTGGTCGCAGATAATGCGTCGCCGCTGTTCCGCGCCACGCCCTATGTGGTGTTCGGCTGCATGGCGCTCGCTTGCTCGATCATCCCTACCGTTTCCACGGACCTGCCACTGGCACCGGCCGCCGACGCGATCGCCCTGGTCGGCCTGTTCGCGCTGGCGCGGGTCTTCATCTCGCTGGCGGCGATGGATGTCGGCACCGCGTTCGGAACGCTGGGCGCGCGGCGCGAGATGCTGATCGGCTTCCTGGCGGAACCGGCGCTGCTGATGGTGCTGTTCTCCGCCTCGCTGATCTCCAAGTCCACCTCGCTCACCACCATTGTCGAGACGATCGCTCACCGGGACCTGGCCATCTACCCGGGCCTGGCGTTTGCCGGCGTTGCGTTCACCATGGTATCTCTGGCCGAGAACGCCCGTATACCGGTCGACAATCCCGCCACTCACCTCGAGCTGACGATGATCCACGAGGCGCTAATCCTCGAATACTCGGGCCGACATCTGGGACTCCTTGAATGGGCGGCCAGCCTCAAGCTGTTCGCCTATTCCTGCATCGGCCTGGCACTGTTCTTTCCCTGGGGCGTTGCCGAAGCGCATGCTCCCCTGGCCATACTGCTGGCGCTGCCCGCGCTGCTGCTCAAGCTCATCGTGGGTGGGGTCCTGCTGGCGGCGCTGGAGACGGCGAGCGCCAAGATGCGCATCTTCCGTGTGCCGGAGTTCCTGGCCACTGCCTTTCTGCTGGCTGTGATCGGCATGCTGGTCCACTTGCTGCTGGCTCACTGA
- a CDS encoding formate hydrogenlyase, with product MTALLTQFVNLLGAVLLILAFAMISQRRILSLIYLFTLQGATLALATAVVGYVTGQPHLYLSAGLTLILKVLLIPYLLHRVIDRLQIRWDVETLINIPTTMLIGIIVVIFAFNLTMPISRLSLKLASGTLGIALACVLLSFLMMITRSKAVPQVIGFLAIENGLFFAATAATYGMPMVVELGIALDVLIGVLILGVFMFQIREQFDSLDIRHLEKLKED from the coding sequence ATGACTGCGCTCCTCACCCAGTTCGTCAACCTCCTTGGCGCGGTGCTATTGATCCTCGCCTTCGCCATGATCTCGCAACGACGAATCCTGTCGCTGATTTACCTGTTCACGCTGCAGGGGGCGACCTTGGCGTTGGCCACGGCCGTCGTCGGCTACGTGACGGGCCAGCCGCACCTTTATCTGTCGGCCGGGCTGACCCTGATACTCAAGGTGTTGCTCATCCCCTATCTGCTGCACCGCGTTATCGATCGTCTCCAGATACGCTGGGACGTCGAGACGCTGATCAACATTCCCACTACCATGCTGATCGGCATCATAGTGGTTATCTTCGCCTTCAACCTCACCATGCCGATCTCGCGGCTATCGCTGAAGCTCGCCAGCGGCACGCTGGGCATCGCGCTGGCCTGCGTGCTGTTGTCCTTCCTGATGATGATCACGCGCTCCAAGGCGGTGCCACAGGTCATCGGTTTCCTGGCGATAGAGAACGGTCTCTTCTTCGCCGCCACCGCCGCAACCTACGGCATGCCGATGGTGGTCGAGCTGGGCATCGCACTGGATGTGCTGATCGGCGTGCTGATCCTGGGTGTGTTCATGTTCCAGATCCGCGAGCAGTTCGACAGCTTGGACATCCGTCACCTTGAGAAGCTGAAGGAGGACTGA
- a CDS encoding hydrogenase 4 subunit F → MLLATPFAGGLVLALVGHRERARDINVAFSLGTFLAACMLTAQIVANGPMLAWGREFYIDPLNVFLVALTAFVGLTTSIFSRPYMRVEHDHGKMTPPRLRLYHSMYQLFTFTMLLALTTNNMGIVWVAMEAATLTTVLLVSVYRTAASLEAAWKYFILCGVGIAQALFGTVLLYMAAEQVIGPEGGALLWTNLDAVKRQLDPNIITLAFAFLFIGYGTKVGLVPLHNWLPDAHAEGPTPVSAVLSGLLLNVALYAVLRCKVLTDAALGNHLTGRLMMGFGLLSVVAAVFFLIRQRDIKRMFAYSSIEHMGLMTFAFGMGGPVASYAGLLHMTVHSLVKSAIFFAVGHAAQKAGTQIMDDIRGLIRVSPTVGWGLMVGVLAILGMPPFGVFASEFLIVTTAMREQPWATPFLLLALGLAFAAVFSRVQPMVFGDTTLKPLAHPPALVPVFTHLALGLMLGLYIPPYLNTWYRQAAAMLGS, encoded by the coding sequence ATGCTGCTCGCAACCCCGTTCGCCGGAGGGCTGGTGCTGGCGCTGGTGGGACATCGCGAGCGTGCACGCGACATCAATGTCGCGTTCAGCCTGGGCACATTCCTCGCCGCCTGCATGCTTACGGCGCAAATCGTCGCCAATGGCCCGATGCTGGCGTGGGGCCGTGAGTTCTACATCGACCCGCTGAACGTTTTTCTGGTTGCGCTCACCGCGTTCGTGGGCCTGACCACCTCGATCTTCTCGCGGCCGTACATGCGGGTGGAGCACGATCACGGTAAGATGACGCCGCCGCGGCTGCGCCTGTACCACAGCATGTACCAGCTCTTCACCTTCACCATGCTGCTGGCGCTGACGACCAACAATATGGGCATCGTGTGGGTTGCGATGGAGGCCGCCACACTGACCACGGTGCTGCTGGTCAGCGTCTACCGCACCGCCGCTAGCCTGGAGGCGGCATGGAAGTACTTCATCCTGTGCGGGGTGGGGATTGCCCAGGCACTGTTCGGCACGGTGCTGCTGTACATGGCCGCCGAGCAGGTCATCGGCCCGGAGGGTGGCGCGCTGCTGTGGACCAACCTGGACGCGGTCAAGCGCCAGCTCGATCCCAACATCATCACGCTGGCGTTCGCCTTCCTGTTTATCGGCTATGGCACCAAGGTCGGCCTGGTCCCACTGCACAACTGGCTGCCCGATGCCCACGCCGAGGGGCCAACCCCGGTGTCCGCGGTGCTCTCCGGCCTGCTGCTCAATGTGGCGCTCTATGCCGTGCTGCGCTGCAAGGTGCTGACCGATGCGGCGCTGGGCAACCATCTGACCGGCCGCCTGATGATGGGGTTCGGCCTACTATCGGTGGTCGCGGCCGTCTTCTTCCTGATCCGGCAGCGCGACATCAAGCGCATGTTCGCGTATTCGTCGATCGAGCACATGGGCTTGATGACCTTCGCCTTCGGCATGGGCGGGCCGGTCGCCAGCTACGCCGGCCTGCTGCACATGACGGTGCATTCGCTGGTCAAGTCCGCGATCTTCTTCGCTGTTGGCCACGCCGCGCAGAAAGCTGGCACGCAAATCATGGACGACATCCGCGGACTGATCCGTGTCAGTCCCACGGTCGGCTGGGGTCTGATGGTAGGGGTGCTCGCCATCCTGGGTATGCCGCCGTTCGGGGTCTTTGCTAGCGAGTTCCTGATCGTCACGACCGCCATGCGCGAGCAGCCGTGGGCCACGCCCTTCCTGCTGCTCGCACTCGGGTTGGCGTTCGCCGCGGTGTTCAGTCGGGTGCAACCGATGGTGTTCGGCGACACCACGCTCAAGCCGCTGGCGCATCCGCCAGCGCTGGTCCCGGTGTTCACGCACCTCGCCCTAGGGCTAATGTTGGGTCTTTATATCCCGCCCTATCTCAACACCTGGTACCGGCAGGCAGCCGCCATGCTGGGGAGCTGA
- a CDS encoding hydrogenase large subunit, with the protein MTPSDLRLDLLRLPGPLPVWHGQVGHDGWSATARAVADAGGRLVALWGVDRSGSGGALTACVTYATPRGLIWLELRLDGIAPAVPDLAGVFPCAGRMQRAMTDLVGIAVPGNRDARAWLDHGLWPPGARPLQSGASAGAATAGKLPADYPFVRVEGDGVHEIAVGPVHAGIIEPGHFRFSVVGEKVLRLEEHLGYTHKGIERRFTDLAPLEGFRLAGRVSGDSTVAYAWAYCMALESAWGCTPPPRADWLRALMLERERVANHMGDLGALGNDAGLAFGLAQFSRLREDWQRLSGEAFGHRLMMDAVVPGGVARDLTPAMLERLRQQCDHIEREVRVLRAVYDEHAGLQDRFLEAGRVTPQLAAQLGLTGLAGRASGRAVDLRCDLAWLPYDSLAVKMATHRGGDVAARVAVRFDELLESLRLIRAICAGLPEGATRIVLQAPAGAAIGAGWVEGWRGEVFVALELTYDGRILRCHCHDPSWQNWPVLEHAIIGNIVPDFPLINKSFNLSYSGHDL; encoded by the coding sequence ATGACACCGTCAGATCTCAGGCTCGATCTGCTGCGACTGCCCGGGCCGCTGCCAGTCTGGCATGGCCAGGTCGGGCACGACGGCTGGTCCGCCACGGCCCGTGCGGTGGCGGACGCGGGCGGGCGCCTCGTCGCGCTGTGGGGCGTCGACCGGAGTGGCAGCGGCGGTGCGTTGACGGCATGCGTGACGTACGCCACGCCGCGGGGACTGATATGGCTCGAACTGCGGCTTGATGGTATCGCGCCCGCGGTGCCGGATCTGGCCGGCGTATTCCCATGCGCGGGCCGGATGCAGCGTGCCATGACCGACCTGGTGGGTATCGCCGTGCCGGGCAACCGCGATGCCCGGGCCTGGCTGGACCACGGCCTGTGGCCGCCGGGGGCGCGGCCGCTGCAAAGCGGCGCGTCTGCGGGAGCGGCCACGGCCGGCAAACTGCCTGCCGACTATCCTTTCGTGCGTGTGGAGGGTGACGGGGTGCACGAGATCGCCGTCGGCCCGGTGCATGCCGGCATCATCGAGCCCGGCCATTTCCGCTTTTCCGTGGTCGGCGAGAAGGTGCTGCGGCTGGAAGAACACCTGGGCTACACCCACAAGGGCATCGAGCGGCGTTTCACCGATCTGGCGCCGCTTGAGGGATTCCGGCTGGCCGGCCGGGTCTCGGGCGATTCCACCGTGGCTTATGCCTGGGCCTATTGCATGGCGCTGGAGTCCGCCTGGGGCTGCACGCCTCCACCGCGGGCGGACTGGCTGCGCGCCCTGATGCTCGAGCGTGAGCGGGTGGCCAATCATATGGGTGACCTGGGGGCGCTGGGCAACGACGCGGGGCTCGCCTTCGGCCTGGCGCAATTCTCGCGCTTGCGCGAAGACTGGCAGCGGCTGTCCGGAGAGGCTTTCGGTCACCGGCTGATGATGGACGCCGTGGTGCCGGGCGGCGTTGCGCGCGACCTGACGCCAGCGATGCTTGAGCGCCTGCGTCAGCAGTGCGACCACATTGAGCGGGAAGTACGCGTGCTGCGTGCGGTGTACGATGAGCACGCGGGCCTGCAGGACCGCTTTCTTGAGGCGGGCCGCGTCACGCCACAGCTTGCCGCCCAGCTTGGGCTGACCGGCCTCGCCGGACGTGCCAGTGGCCGCGCCGTGGACCTGCGCTGCGACCTCGCCTGGCTACCTTACGATAGCTTGGCAGTGAAAATGGCCACCCACCGCGGTGGCGATGTCGCCGCCCGCGTGGCGGTGCGATTCGATGAGCTGTTGGAGTCGCTGCGCCTGATCCGCGCTATCTGTGCAGGCCTGCCGGAGGGAGCCACGCGAATCGTGCTGCAAGCGCCCGCTGGCGCCGCCATCGGGGCAGGATGGGTGGAGGGCTGGCGTGGCGAAGTCTTCGTCGCGCTCGAACTTACCTATGACGGCCGCATCCTCCGTTGCCATTGCCACGACCCATCGTGGCAGAACTGGCCGGTGCTCGAGCACGCCATCAT